A single Methanofastidiosum sp. DNA region contains:
- a CDS encoding DUF354 domain-containing protein, producing MKVWIDISNTPHVNFFKGIIKNFESRGHETFVTSRDFDGLSALLDLHGIKHTVVGRHGGFCKKSKLIESSKRILELSELISSEDIDLALYKHSVEGARVSYGLGIPSICILDNETATVQNKLMLPLSSKVIAPDAIALEEITRYGVHESQVIRFNGFCEIANVNDFKYDDSFISQLGLSEDKFTIVMRPEPVKANYYNGNKDKTIIKAILEKTKCLKDYQFVVFPRFEEQKSVFNYDNVIVPEEPVDALSLMSYSDLVISAGGSMNREAVALNTPALTTYPEKLLAVTKKMIEQGLKIHLLDPEKITKFIEKDDNLDVYHDNNKKILSKLENPVDVISREIKTLGI from the coding sequence ATGAAAGTATGGATTGACATATCAAATACGCCACACGTAAACTTCTTTAAAGGCATTATAAAGAATTTTGAATCAAGAGGTCATGAAACTTTTGTCACTTCTAGAGACTTTGATGGACTTTCAGCTTTATTAGATTTACACGGAATAAAGCACACCGTAGTAGGTAGACATGGTGGTTTCTGTAAAAAATCAAAGCTAATTGAAAGTTCAAAAAGAATTCTTGAACTTTCCGAGTTAATTAGCAGTGAAGACATTGATTTGGCCCTATACAAGCATTCAGTTGAAGGTGCCAGAGTATCGTATGGACTTGGGATCCCATCAATCTGTATACTAGATAATGAAACTGCAACTGTCCAAAACAAACTCATGCTGCCTTTATCCTCAAAAGTAATTGCCCCAGATGCAATAGCTCTCGAAGAAATAACGAGATACGGGGTTCATGAAAGTCAAGTAATCCGTTTTAATGGTTTTTGTGAAATTGCAAATGTTAATGATTTTAAATATGATGATTCTTTTATTTCTCAGTTGGGCCTTTCTGAGGACAAATTTACAATTGTCATGAGGCCAGAGCCTGTGAAGGCAAATTACTACAATGGGAACAAAGACAAAACTATAATTAAGGCAATACTTGAAAAAACAAAATGCCTAAAGGATTATCAGTTTGTAGTATTCCCAAGATTTGAAGAACAGAAATCTGTTTTTAACTATGATAACGTAATTGTTCCAGAAGAGCCTGTCGATGCTCTTAGCCTTATGAGTTATTCTGACCTTGTCATAAGTGCAGGAGGGAGCATGAACAGGGAAGCAGTTGCCCTTAATACGCCAGCTCTAACTACATACCCAGAAAAACTCTTGGCAGTTACAAAGAAGATGATAGAGCAAGGACTTAAAATTCATCTTTTGGATCCAGAGAAGATAACTAAATTTATAGAGAAGGATGACAATTTAGACGTTTATCACGATAACAATAAGAAGATACTCTCAAAACTTGAAAATCCAGTAGATGTTATTTCAAGAGAAATTAAAACTCTTGGCATCTAA
- a CDS encoding prenyltransferase, with amino-acid sequence MTNPLKLIYKISRFRFWIYTGGTYVVGYALGFNSIFDFFKLDYYVYLVYFFLLANIFIYGVNDYWDKETDKNNPKKEEKEYRVEDKERKSLLRTLYFVGIISLILMVFQDNIERLIFLIFLFLSYFYSAKPLRFKQVPFLDFSSNYLYVMPGIFSYYMISKTLPPLIFLLGAFFHIAAMHIFSAIPDIQYDKEAEITTTPVFIGKRLSLLLCLIFWGILSGIVLVSADFNPLSYLVLIYPIFPLLLLLRKELKVEKLYWYLPYINTTLGGLLFTSLVLYKTFLI; translated from the coding sequence TTGACAAATCCATTGAAATTAATTTATAAAATTTCAAGATTTAGATTCTGGATATATACTGGCGGAACTTACGTTGTAGGCTACGCCCTTGGATTTAACAGTATTTTTGATTTTTTCAAACTCGATTATTATGTATATTTAGTATATTTTTTTCTTCTAGCAAATATCTTCATTTATGGAGTTAATGATTACTGGGACAAAGAAACTGACAAAAACAATCCTAAGAAAGAAGAAAAAGAATATAGGGTAGAAGACAAAGAAAGAAAAAGCCTACTTAGAACATTATATTTTGTCGGGATAATAAGCTTAATTTTAATGGTATTTCAGGACAATATAGAGCGGCTTATTTTCTTGATATTTTTGTTTTTATCCTATTTCTATAGTGCAAAACCCCTAAGATTTAAGCAGGTTCCATTCCTTGATTTCTCTTCAAACTATCTATACGTAATGCCTGGAATCTTTAGCTATTACATGATTAGTAAAACATTACCTCCATTAATATTTTTGTTAGGAGCTTTTTTCCATATAGCCGCAATGCATATATTTTCTGCGATACCAGATATTCAGTATGATAAAGAGGCCGAGATCACGACAACTCCGGTCTTTATTGGAAAAAGGTTATCCCTACTGTTATGCCTCATTTTCTGGGGTATTTTATCCGGAATAGTGCTAGTTTCAGCAGATTTTAATCCCTTAAGTTACCTCGTCTTGATATACCCAATATTTCCATTATTATTGCTCCTCAGAAAGGAGCTAAAGGTAGAAAAATTGTACTGGTATCTTCCATACATCAATACAACTCTCGGCGGATTATTATTTACCTCTCTTGTGCTATACAAAACATTTCTTATTTAG
- the cas8a1 gene encoding type I-B CRISPR-associated protein Cas8b1/Cst1 — protein sequence MKVEFDWVGHPFVDAGLTALLLLSRKETPIELEDNDIEKAMNFLSKIYCNDSWRSYLSGQLFPNSGVLITNPSMYKNRTPENLYNNLETIYNLIPSLDTGEEKCVICGRRERLKILDSIGKSKIIGRHIFPLVGTGDMLNFFPSANSEGIDICASCIFLTQLMPLATYKLGNVMLFHCYPYKYNLELSKEAVDTARKSSLFSDGRTFRYPYNFFFRKISEISRELKSGWKNVSVTMYHFNNFNQKQSIEITYFPSIVLEFVSETESIDSRGWKNIVRTGWSDKKLSFEDLEKKKPNIVYNKLIKGESIIQYFYDSHNKKVNTKWELAENYVIKVLGMKEGTLDFIKELSDRILETIEKEEDNRLKKIIRNLERADKLYQFQEFFIIVERLRLRFEIPNPLLTFDEVSSILLGYGEDFNVSWRTVKNLILFRLYERLHNRLISIKEGENEIEGEVEL from the coding sequence GTGAAAGTTGAATTTGATTGGGTTGGGCATCCTTTTGTTGACGCTGGATTAACTGCCTTGTTATTACTATCCAGAAAAGAAACACCAATAGAACTCGAAGATAATGATATAGAAAAAGCCATGAATTTCTTATCTAAAATTTACTGTAACGACTCCTGGAGATCCTACTTATCTGGGCAACTTTTTCCTAATAGCGGAGTATTAATTACCAATCCAAGCATGTATAAAAACAGAACACCAGAGAATCTATATAATAATCTTGAGACTATCTATAATCTAATTCCCTCTTTAGATACAGGTGAAGAAAAATGTGTGATTTGTGGCAGAAGAGAAAGATTAAAAATTTTAGATAGTATAGGAAAATCAAAAATTATTGGGAGACATATATTCCCCCTTGTAGGAACTGGGGATATGTTGAATTTTTTCCCTTCTGCAAACAGTGAAGGAATTGATATTTGTGCAAGTTGTATATTTTTGACCCAACTCATGCCTTTAGCTACTTATAAACTTGGAAATGTGATGTTGTTTCATTGTTATCCATATAAATATAATTTAGAACTTTCAAAAGAAGCCGTAGACACAGCAAGAAAAAGCAGTTTATTTTCTGATGGTAGAACTTTTAGATACCCCTACAACTTTTTCTTCAGAAAAATATCTGAAATCTCAAGAGAGCTAAAATCTGGATGGAAAAATGTTTCTGTGACAATGTACCATTTCAATAATTTTAATCAGAAACAGAGTATAGAAATTACGTATTTCCCAAGTATTGTATTAGAATTTGTAAGTGAAACAGAATCTATAGATTCAAGAGGGTGGAAAAACATAGTGAGAACCGGTTGGTCTGATAAAAAATTAAGCTTTGAAGATTTAGAAAAAAAGAAACCAAATATAGTTTATAATAAACTAATAAAAGGGGAAAGCATAATCCAATATTTTTATGATTCCCATAATAAGAAAGTAAATACAAAATGGGAACTTGCAGAAAATTATGTTATCAAGGTGTTAGGGATGAAAGAAGGAACTTTAGATTTTATTAAGGAGTTATCTGATCGGATACTCGAAACAATAGAAAAAGAAGAAGATAATAGACTTAAGAAAATAATTAGAAATCTTGAAAGAGCCGATAAACTATACCAGTTCCAAGAGTTTTTTATCATCGTAGAAAGGCTTAGGCTAAGATTCGAAATACCAAATCCATTACTCACATTCGATGAAGTTTCAAGTATCCTCTTAGGATATGGTGAAGATTTTAATGTTTCCTGGAGAACTGTAAAAAATTTGATCTTGTTCAGATTATATGAAAGATTGCATAATCGTTTAATTTCAATAAAAGAAGGCGAAAATGAAATAGAAGGAGAGGTGGAATTATGA
- a CDS encoding ferredoxin-thioredoxin reductase catalytic domain-containing protein: MYEDMPEDRINKFYEKLKKDTEAGGYHLNPNIDFTKKLVRGLIVNEDRYGYQACPCRISSGIKQEDLDIICPCDYRDPDLDEHGTCYCALYVSQEIMDGKKDISSIPERRPPEEERKKQKESKLENISSLKYPVWRCKVCGYLCAREGPPEICPICKAKKDRFERFL; encoded by the coding sequence ATGTACGAAGATATGCCTGAAGACAGGATCAACAAGTTTTACGAAAAACTAAAGAAAGACACCGAAGCTGGTGGCTATCACCTAAATCCAAATATCGATTTCACAAAAAAACTTGTCAGAGGGCTCATAGTAAACGAGGATAGATACGGTTACCAAGCATGTCCCTGCAGAATCTCTAGTGGGATAAAGCAGGAAGACCTAGATATAATATGTCCGTGCGATTACAGAGACCCAGACCTGGATGAGCATGGCACATGTTACTGTGCGCTTTATGTTTCGCAGGAAATTATGGATGGTAAGAAAGATATAAGTTCCATTCCTGAAAGAAGACCTCCAGAAGAAGAAAGAAAAAAACAAAAAGAAAGTAAGCTAGAAAATATTAGTTCTTTGAAGTATCCTGTTTGGCGATGCAAAGTGTGCGGCTACCTATGCGCAAGAGAAGGGCCACCTGAAATATGCCCTATATGCAAAGCAAAAAAGGATAGATTTGAAAGATTCTTATAA
- a CDS encoding tRNA (guanine(10)-N(2))-dimethyltransferase, with amino-acid sequence MELCEFTEGRAKIEVPKFEKVTAKTPVFYNPKMAFSRDISVSVMKAIKLKESGKVLDGLSGSGIRGIRYILESGVDVYFNDHNPAAVRLIEKNLNFNSLTATVTKSDFNHVYGKYEVVDIDPFGSPVRFLDGAFRVLKNDSYLFLTATDTSALTGAHVSSCKRKYDSKPLKCSFTHELAVRILIGKVARNAAKYNLAVRPLLSYTKEHFIRAYFEVKYGKERTNKTLDNLGFALNCKCGFRAATDTFNPICPNCGEKVSFSHPLWISNIKDTRFVSECVKEYESSEFLQDKPLELLRVVESEIDIPLFYDIHEISHIYKTKIPKTEEMIKKLKELGFDASPTHFSPVSVKTDAGINDVLRCIDG; translated from the coding sequence ATGGAGTTATGCGAATTCACCGAGGGTAGGGCAAAAATAGAAGTCCCAAAATTTGAAAAGGTCACTGCAAAGACTCCTGTTTTTTATAATCCTAAAATGGCTTTTTCAAGAGATATATCAGTATCGGTGATGAAGGCCATAAAACTAAAAGAGTCTGGAAAAGTTCTTGACGGGCTTTCAGGCTCCGGCATAAGAGGCATCAGATATATCTTAGAATCAGGTGTTGATGTCTATTTCAATGATCACAACCCCGCGGCTGTAAGGCTTATTGAAAAAAATCTTAACTTTAATTCTCTCACAGCTACAGTTACAAAATCTGACTTCAACCATGTTTACGGGAAGTATGAAGTTGTTGATATCGACCCTTTTGGCTCGCCTGTGAGATTTCTAGACGGTGCTTTCAGAGTCTTAAAAAATGATTCTTATCTATTCTTGACTGCAACAGATACCTCGGCACTGACAGGTGCCCACGTATCATCATGCAAAAGAAAATATGATTCAAAGCCCCTAAAATGCAGCTTCACGCATGAACTAGCCGTCAGAATCCTCATAGGAAAAGTTGCCAGAAATGCAGCAAAATACAATCTAGCTGTAAGGCCATTATTATCCTATACGAAAGAGCATTTTATCAGGGCATATTTTGAAGTGAAATATGGGAAAGAAAGAACTAATAAAACGCTAGATAACCTAGGATTTGCACTGAACTGTAAATGTGGGTTTAGAGCAGCTACAGATACTTTCAATCCCATTTGCCCAAACTGCGGAGAAAAGGTATCGTTTTCCCATCCCTTATGGATCTCAAACATAAAAGACACTAGATTTGTTAGTGAGTGTGTAAAAGAATACGAGTCCTCAGAATTTCTTCAAGATAAACCGCTAGAACTATTGAGGGTAGTTGAAAGTGAAATCGATATACCACTATTCTATGATATCCATGAGATTTCCCATATCTATAAGACAAAAATACCAAAGACAGAGGAAATGATTAAAAAGTTAAAAGAACTAGGATTTGATGCATCACCGACCCATTTTTCACCAGTCTCTGTTAAAACAGATGCCGGCATAAATGATGTATTGAGGTGTATAGATGGATAA
- a CDS encoding glutaredoxin family protein: MELKFEHVKGEKKGDVKLYALSTCGWCGKTKELLMQMGVDFNFIYVDLLDGDAKQYAIDEVKKFNKNCSFPTIVINNDKTIVGFKEAEIKEALS; the protein is encoded by the coding sequence ATGGAACTAAAATTCGAACATGTCAAAGGCGAAAAGAAAGGGGATGTAAAGCTATATGCACTTAGCACCTGTGGCTGGTGTGGTAAAACAAAAGAGTTGTTAATGCAAATGGGTGTTGACTTTAATTTTATCTATGTTGACCTATTGGATGGAGATGCCAAACAATACGCTATCGATGAAGTAAAAAAATTTAACAAGAACTGCTCCTTTCCAACTATAGTAATTAACAACGATAAAACTATTGTTGGATTCAAAGAGGCAGAAATAAAGGAGGCCCTATCTTAA
- a CDS encoding DUF1638 domain-containing protein, whose protein sequence is MPLESNNNGKRCKRIGIVCCEVFEDELLFVIKEHPEIGKIIIVNTESSKYFEDIIRSNFPYEKIKIARELFAPRYLKREEELEIIVYILPLFLHYSPRELKEEVLNACIELQKHSDYLLIYYGLCGNSLNNLEGMLRDNHVKLPFGILKDENKEIVDDCVCALLGSKANYMEILTKEPGTFFLTPGYASHWGLFSKKKIETIGENRLKEIGDQLGIENFDAAEMTKYLLREADYKQIVALEYVCSNCTAYKNKCETISSEIDLDLSYRKGTIRLLHDTLEKAILGL, encoded by the coding sequence ATGCCTCTAGAATCAAATAATAATGGGAAAAGATGCAAAAGAATTGGTATTGTTTGTTGTGAAGTATTTGAAGATGAACTTCTATTTGTTATAAAAGAGCATCCAGAAATAGGCAAGATAATTATTGTAAATACAGAATCCTCAAAGTATTTTGAGGATATTATACGAAGTAATTTTCCTTATGAAAAAATAAAAATAGCTAGGGAATTATTTGCTCCACGGTATCTCAAAAGAGAAGAAGAACTAGAAATCATAGTATATATTTTGCCGCTATTTCTTCATTATAGCCCAAGAGAACTAAAAGAAGAAGTCTTGAATGCCTGCATAGAGCTACAGAAACATTCAGACTACCTTTTGATTTATTACGGATTATGCGGCAATTCATTGAACAATCTAGAGGGTATGTTGAGAGATAATCATGTTAAATTACCTTTTGGCATTCTAAAGGATGAAAATAAAGAAATAGTTGATGACTGCGTATGCGCTCTTTTAGGAAGTAAAGCAAATTATATGGAGATACTAACTAAAGAGCCAGGTACATTTTTTTTAACTCCGGGATATGCTAGCCATTGGGGCCTTTTTAGTAAAAAAAAGATTGAGACTATAGGTGAAAATCGTCTGAAAGAAATTGGAGATCAATTGGGAATTGAAAATTTTGATGCTGCAGAGATGACAAAATATTTACTAAGGGAAGCAGATTACAAGCAGATTGTTGCATTAGAATATGTTTGTTCTAATTGTACAGCATATAAAAATAAATGCGAGACAATATCATCCGAGATTGATCTAGATCTTTCTTATAGAAAAGGCACTATTAGATTATTGCACGATACTCTTGAAAAAGCCATTTTAGGATTATAA
- a CDS encoding MFS transporter — translation MEKDHNKMYILIVASLASFLTAFMGSSINIALPRIGSEFNIDAVILSWISTSYLLAAAISLLPSGRLADLYGRKKIFTYGIIIFTIASLISAMSNSITILIFSRVLKGIGIGMVFSTSVAIVTSAFPIQERGKAIGYTVAAVYLGLSMGPFIGGILTENFGWRSIFIASVLMGIVSAFITILIKGEWAEAKNEKMDYVGTIIYALSFSMAIYGFSLLPSVKGAGFILFGIALILIFVYWEVKFDSPMLNVRIFRNNRGFTFSNLAALIHYSATFGITFLLSLYLQYVKDLGPQKAGLILLSQPLVMAIFSPSAGKLSDRIEPRIIATTGMSITFLGLLIFSFLEQDTSILFIVLNSILVGFGYALFSSPNMNSIMSSVEKKFYGIASAMVGTMRLIGQMMSMAVAMVVFALIIGRVEITPEYYYVFLSAVKIAFSIFAGLSFVGIFASYYRGNIRKDSNSNH, via the coding sequence ATGGAAAAAGACCACAATAAGATGTATATTCTAATTGTTGCATCCTTAGCTTCTTTCTTAACGGCGTTTATGGGCTCTTCAATTAATATTGCTCTCCCAAGAATTGGAAGTGAATTCAATATCGATGCAGTAATATTAAGCTGGATTTCAACATCTTATTTGCTTGCAGCTGCAATTTCACTTCTCCCTTCTGGGAGATTGGCAGACCTATATGGTAGAAAGAAAATATTCACCTATGGAATTATAATATTTACAATTGCATCTTTAATTTCTGCCATGTCTAATTCTATCACTATATTAATCTTTTCAAGAGTTCTAAAAGGTATAGGGATTGGGATGGTCTTCAGCACAAGTGTTGCTATAGTTACTTCTGCCTTCCCCATCCAAGAGAGGGGTAAGGCGATAGGATACACTGTGGCTGCTGTTTATTTGGGGCTCTCAATGGGGCCTTTTATCGGAGGAATCCTAACTGAAAACTTTGGATGGAGAAGCATATTCATCGCAAGTGTCTTAATGGGGATAGTTAGTGCTTTCATAACTATTTTAATCAAGGGGGAATGGGCGGAAGCAAAAAATGAAAAAATGGATTATGTCGGTACGATAATATATGCTTTGAGCTTTAGTATGGCAATCTATGGATTTTCCCTCCTTCCTTCAGTTAAAGGCGCTGGTTTCATTTTATTTGGAATTGCATTAATCTTAATATTTGTCTACTGGGAAGTTAAATTCGATAGCCCGATGCTAAACGTGAGAATTTTTAGAAACAATAGGGGCTTCACATTTTCTAATTTAGCTGCCCTGATACATTACAGTGCAACTTTTGGAATCACTTTCCTGTTGAGTTTGTATTTGCAATATGTTAAAGACCTTGGGCCGCAAAAAGCAGGATTAATCCTACTTTCTCAGCCTTTAGTTATGGCTATTTTTTCCCCTTCTGCTGGCAAGCTCTCAGATAGAATTGAGCCTAGAATAATTGCAACTACCGGGATGAGTATTACTTTCTTAGGATTATTGATATTTTCATTTCTAGAACAAGATACAAGCATATTATTTATTGTATTAAATTCGATACTGGTGGGGTTTGGCTATGCGCTTTTCTCGTCTCCCAATATGAACTCCATAATGAGTTCCGTTGAGAAAAAATTTTATGGAATAGCTTCTGCTATGGTCGGAACAATGAGACTAATTGGGCAAATGATGAGCATGGCCGTTGCAATGGTCGTGTTTGCTTTGATAATAGGGAGGGTTGAAATAACGCCCGAATATTATTATGTTTTTTTATCAGCAGTAAAAATTGCGTTTAGCATATTTGCAGGTTTATCATTTGTAGGAATATTTGCATCCTATTACAGGGGAAATATCAGAAAAGATTCAAACTCAAATCATTAG
- a CDS encoding phytoene/squalene synthase family protein, producing MVDKTLYSIFKGGSKTYFYSTIFFPERAKEDVFKLYSFVRKADDLVDSIPQQTEEFYEFKDRYHEAQKGDITGDIVIDSFVEVSRRKNFESKWADAFLESMEMDITRSTYNNLDELKVYLHGSSEVIGLFMARILDLHEYSFTAARHLGRAMQFINFIRDISEDLLLGRIYFSQEDLEEFRLPSLELKDTKARPDQFKGFIQKQLDTYFDWQKKAEEGFPYIPKRYLIPIKTASDMYNWTGRTISKDPFIVYKKKIKPSVPRIVSTIAYNSILLRESDQIKDLRLTINYLSE from the coding sequence ATGGTAGATAAAACACTTTATTCGATATTCAAAGGCGGTAGTAAAACGTATTTTTATAGTACTATATTCTTCCCAGAAAGGGCCAAAGAAGATGTATTTAAATTGTACAGTTTTGTGAGAAAGGCCGATGATTTAGTAGATTCTATACCTCAACAAACAGAAGAATTTTATGAATTCAAAGATAGATATCACGAAGCTCAAAAAGGAGACATTACTGGAGACATAGTTATTGACTCTTTTGTTGAAGTTTCAAGAAGAAAGAACTTTGAATCAAAATGGGCGGATGCTTTCTTGGAATCTATGGAAATGGATATCACTAGATCTACCTATAATAATCTAGACGAACTTAAAGTTTATCTTCATGGGTCTTCTGAAGTCATAGGTCTATTTATGGCAAGAATCCTGGATTTACACGAATATTCTTTCACTGCCGCAAGGCACTTAGGTAGGGCAATGCAATTTATCAATTTCATAAGGGACATATCTGAAGATTTGCTATTGGGAAGAATTTATTTCTCACAGGAAGATCTAGAAGAATTCAGACTGCCAAGCTTGGAGTTAAAGGACACAAAAGCAAGACCCGATCAATTCAAGGGATTTATCCAAAAACAATTAGATACTTACTTCGATTGGCAAAAGAAGGCTGAAGAGGGATTCCCATATATTCCAAAGAGATACTTAATACCGATAAAAACTGCATCTGACATGTACAACTGGACAGGCAGAACAATAAGCAAAGATCCTTTTATTGTCTATAAGAAAAAAATAAAACCCTCAGTTCCAAGAATAGTATCAACTATAGCTTACAATTCAATTCTTTTAAGAGAAAGCGACCAGATCAAAGACCTAAGATTAACCATTAATTATCTCTCCGAATAG
- the crtI gene encoding phytoene desaturase family protein, whose amino-acid sequence MRVIIVGTGFGGLSAAALLAKNGFDVTVLEKNDHPGGRASVYSEKKFNFDMGPSWYLMPDVFENFYAQFDKKPEDFFELKKLDPSYRIYFGGEKVIDISADLKKNFALFDTFEKDGGKKLQKYLESAGKMYDVSIKELMYRDYRTIFDFMDRKLMAQGIKLNLLDNLDKFVSKHFESDEAKKIVEYSIGFLGSSPHNTPSFYHIMSHIDLTLGVWYPDGGMRKVADSVYRLAMSYGVKFHFDEPVVKIEIEDKKATRVITNKNSYNADLVIVNADYVHAELDLIDKNYNTYSEQYWDKRVMAPSALVAYVGVDKKFDELSHHTLFLDKDWSKGFDTLFDPKKAAWPENPSYYVNVPSKTDSTAAPKGKDTLFILVPLAPGLKDTPEMREQFYNKIMDNLENTIGQNIRDHIVVKKIFALTDFKERYNAYKGTALGLSHTMMQTALFRPSHKSKKVKNLYYTGHYTHPGIGVPMTLISSQIVADEIIKEYK is encoded by the coding sequence ATGAGAGTAATAATCGTTGGTACCGGTTTTGGCGGTCTTTCTGCGGCCGCATTGCTAGCAAAAAATGGATTTGATGTGACAGTTCTAGAAAAAAATGACCATCCTGGTGGAAGGGCAAGTGTTTACAGTGAAAAGAAATTTAATTTTGATATGGGCCCTTCCTGGTATCTTATGCCAGATGTATTTGAAAATTTCTACGCCCAGTTTGATAAGAAACCAGAAGATTTCTTCGAACTTAAAAAACTAGACCCCTCTTATAGAATCTACTTTGGAGGGGAGAAAGTAATCGATATCTCAGCTGATCTGAAAAAGAATTTTGCTTTGTTTGATACCTTTGAAAAAGACGGTGGCAAAAAATTACAAAAATATTTAGAATCTGCAGGAAAGATGTATGATGTCTCGATAAAGGAACTAATGTACAGAGATTATCGTACCATATTTGATTTCATGGATCGAAAATTAATGGCCCAGGGAATTAAACTTAATCTTCTTGATAATCTTGATAAATTTGTGAGTAAACACTTTGAGAGCGATGAAGCGAAAAAAATAGTTGAATACTCAATAGGATTTCTTGGTAGCTCCCCGCATAATACGCCTTCTTTCTACCACATCATGTCCCACATTGACCTTACTCTTGGAGTTTGGTACCCAGATGGAGGTATGAGGAAAGTAGCAGATTCAGTTTACAGGCTTGCAATGTCATATGGTGTAAAGTTTCATTTTGATGAGCCAGTTGTAAAGATAGAAATTGAAGACAAAAAGGCTACACGAGTTATAACTAATAAGAACTCTTACAATGCCGATTTAGTAATTGTAAATGCAGATTATGTCCATGCAGAACTTGATTTAATTGATAAAAATTACAATACTTATTCAGAACAATACTGGGATAAAAGAGTCATGGCACCATCTGCACTAGTTGCTTATGTTGGAGTAGATAAGAAATTTGATGAACTTTCCCACCATACACTTTTCTTAGATAAAGACTGGTCAAAAGGTTTTGATACACTATTTGATCCTAAGAAAGCAGCATGGCCTGAAAATCCTTCTTACTACGTAAATGTGCCCTCTAAAACAGATTCAACTGCAGCTCCAAAAGGAAAAGATACCCTGTTTATCTTGGTTCCTCTTGCGCCTGGCTTAAAGGATACTCCAGAAATGAGAGAGCAATTCTACAACAAAATAATGGATAATCTTGAGAATACAATAGGTCAGAATATCAGAGACCACATTGTTGTTAAGAAAATATTTGCACTGACGGATTTCAAAGAGAGATACAATGCATACAAAGGTACCGCTCTAGGCTTATCCCACACAATGATGCAAACAGCATTATTCAGACCCTCTCACAAAAGCAAGAAAGTAAAAAACCTGTACTACACTGGGCATTATACACACCCAGGGATAGGAGTCCCAATGACCTTGATATCATCACAAATAGTGGCAGATGAGATAATTAAAGAATATAAATAA
- the cas6 gene encoding CRISPR-associated endoribonuclease Cas6 has product MRFKLTFSTKDGVIPYNYNYYIGSFIYSSIEKADTNISENLHYSNDIKLFTFSDLKGVIPMGEKGLLIKDRCFFYFSSPRKDISVPFVEGLFKSSSFHIAGVPLNLESVEVMKDIEVSDSIRFRTISPICITTKINMNDKLKIWDLSPNDIKFYKNLEKNLIKKYSIYYGKDLENSKLNIEVSSILRSTKRKIKNTFHTAHYIEFKAYGNPDLLKLGYDSGFGEKNSMGFGMVEIIDNGDNK; this is encoded by the coding sequence TTGAGATTTAAATTGACCTTCTCAACAAAAGATGGTGTAATACCTTACAATTACAACTATTATATTGGTTCTTTTATCTACTCATCAATAGAAAAAGCCGATACTAATATTTCTGAAAATCTACACTATTCAAACGATATTAAATTATTTACATTCTCAGATTTAAAGGGAGTTATCCCTATGGGCGAAAAGGGGCTTCTGATAAAAGACAGATGTTTCTTTTATTTTTCATCGCCAAGAAAAGATATTTCTGTCCCTTTTGTTGAAGGTTTATTTAAAAGTTCTTCATTTCATATTGCTGGTGTACCTCTTAACCTAGAATCAGTTGAGGTAATGAAAGATATAGAAGTTTCTGATTCTATACGATTTAGAACAATATCCCCTATATGTATCACTACAAAAATAAACATGAATGATAAACTCAAGATTTGGGATCTTTCTCCAAATGATATAAAATTCTATAAGAATCTAGAAAAAAATTTGATAAAAAAATATTCGATTTATTATGGTAAGGATCTCGAGAATTCTAAATTGAATATTGAAGTGTCTAGTATATTGAGAAGCACTAAAAGAAAAATAAAGAATACTTTCCATACAGCACATTATATTGAATTTAAAGCATATGGAAATCCCGATTTATTAAAACTAGGATATGATTCAGGATTTGGAGAAAAAAATTCGATGGGATTTGGGATGGTTGAGATCATTGATAACGGTGATAATAAGTGA